In one Brassica oleracea var. oleracea cultivar TO1000 chromosome C9, BOL, whole genome shotgun sequence genomic region, the following are encoded:
- the LOC106319209 gene encoding mitochondrial substrate carrier family protein ucpB isoform X3, which yields MIGDISPPVASIPVVEGNAQAMNPKNLLPPLSTVATHFGTSGLSVALATGVTHPLDVLKVRLQMQHVGQRGPLLGMTGIFLQLMKQEGPRSLYLGLTPALTRSVLYGGLRLGLYEPTKVCFDWAFESTNVLVKIASGAFAGAVSTALTNPVEVVKIRLQMNPNAVPIAEVREMVSKEGIGALWKGVGPAMVRAAALTASQLATYDETKRILVKRSSLEEGFQLHLCSSVVAGVVSTLITAPIDMIKTRLMLQQNSGSVRIYRNGFHCGYKVIRKEGPLALYKGGFAIFARLGPQTMITFILCEKLRSLAGLHKM from the exons ATGATCGGAGATATCTCCCCGCCGGTTGCTTCAATCCCAG TTGTTGAAGGAAACGCGCAAGCGATGAATCCGAAGAATCTTCTTCCGCCGCTATCGACGGTGGCGACTCACTTCGGCACTAGCGGATTGTCCGTCGCGTTGGCCACTGGCGTCACTCATCCACTCG ATGTATTGAAAGTAAGGTTGCAGATGCAGCATGTGGGCCAAAGAGGCCCTTTACTCGGAATG ACAGGAATCTTTCTTCAGCTAATGAAGCAGGAAGGGCCTAGGTCTTTATACTTGGGTTTAACTCCTGCTCTCACTAGATCAGTACTCTACGGTGGTCTCAGATTAGGATTATACGAACCAACCAAGGTTTGTTTTGATTGGGCGTTTGAGTCTACCAACGTCTTGGTGAAGATAGCATCTGGCGCGTTTGCAGGGGCGGTTTCCACTGCATTAACCAACCCGGTTGAAGTTGTCAAG ATTAGGTTGCAGATGAATCCAAACGCGGTTCCCATTGCGGAGGTGAGGGAGATGGTTTCTAAAGAAGGTATAGGAGCTTTATGGAAAGGAGTTGGTCCTGCCATGGTTAGGGCTGCTGCATTAACTGCCTCACAGCTTGCGACATACGACGAAACCAAGCGG ATTCTGGTTAAACGGAGTTCTTTGGAAGAAGGGTTTCAGCTTCATTTGTG CTCAAGTGTGGTTGCAGGTGTAGTAAGCACTCTGATAACCGCGCCCATAGACATGATTAAAACCCGCTTGATGTTGCAGCAAAACTCTGGAAGCGTCAGAATCTATAGGAACGGGTTTCATTGCGGTTACAAG GTTATTCGCAAAGAAGGCCCTCTGGCACTTTACAAAGG AGGCTTTGCGATTTTTGCACGGCTGGGGCCACAAACGATGATCACGTTCATACTCTGCGAGAAGCTAAGATCACTAGCTGGACTTCACAAAATGTAG
- the LOC106319209 gene encoding mitochondrial substrate carrier family protein ucpB isoform X2, with protein sequence MIGDISPPVASIPVVVEGNAQAMNPKNLLPPLSTVATHFGTSGLSVALATGVTHPLDVLKVRLQMQHVGQRGPLLGMTGIFLQLMKQEGPRSLYLGLTPALTRSVLYGGLRLGLYEPTKVCFDWAFESTNVLVKIASGAFAGAVSTALTNPVEVVKIRLQMNPNAVPIAEVREMVSKEGIGALWKGVGPAMVRAAALTASQLATYDETKRILVKRSSLEEGFQLHLCSSVVAGVVSTLITAPIDMIKTRLMLQQNSGSVRIYRNGFHCGYKVIRKEGPLALYKGGFAIFARLGPQTMITFILCEKLRSLAGLHKM encoded by the exons ATGATCGGAGATATCTCCCCGCCGGTTGCTTCAATCCCAG TAGTTGTTGAAGGAAACGCGCAAGCGATGAATCCGAAGAATCTTCTTCCGCCGCTATCGACGGTGGCGACTCACTTCGGCACTAGCGGATTGTCCGTCGCGTTGGCCACTGGCGTCACTCATCCACTCG ATGTATTGAAAGTAAGGTTGCAGATGCAGCATGTGGGCCAAAGAGGCCCTTTACTCGGAATG ACAGGAATCTTTCTTCAGCTAATGAAGCAGGAAGGGCCTAGGTCTTTATACTTGGGTTTAACTCCTGCTCTCACTAGATCAGTACTCTACGGTGGTCTCAGATTAGGATTATACGAACCAACCAAGGTTTGTTTTGATTGGGCGTTTGAGTCTACCAACGTCTTGGTGAAGATAGCATCTGGCGCGTTTGCAGGGGCGGTTTCCACTGCATTAACCAACCCGGTTGAAGTTGTCAAG ATTAGGTTGCAGATGAATCCAAACGCGGTTCCCATTGCGGAGGTGAGGGAGATGGTTTCTAAAGAAGGTATAGGAGCTTTATGGAAAGGAGTTGGTCCTGCCATGGTTAGGGCTGCTGCATTAACTGCCTCACAGCTTGCGACATACGACGAAACCAAGCGG ATTCTGGTTAAACGGAGTTCTTTGGAAGAAGGGTTTCAGCTTCATTTGTG CTCAAGTGTGGTTGCAGGTGTAGTAAGCACTCTGATAACCGCGCCCATAGACATGATTAAAACCCGCTTGATGTTGCAGCAAAACTCTGGAAGCGTCAGAATCTATAGGAACGGGTTTCATTGCGGTTACAAG GTTATTCGCAAAGAAGGCCCTCTGGCACTTTACAAAGG AGGCTTTGCGATTTTTGCACGGCTGGGGCCACAAACGATGATCACGTTCATACTCTGCGAGAAGCTAAGATCACTAGCTGGACTTCACAAAATGTAG
- the LOC106319030 gene encoding rho GTPase-activating protein 2, whose translation MTGLVMVTKSTVGCGGGKVGGKTKSTVEEQNQQQLSVVEFLLTALRKSVISCRVDNNQQDDVVGGGGISSVHHMEIGWPTNVRHITHVTFDRFRGFLGLPHELQVEIPCRVPSASVSVFGVSAESMQCSYDNKGNSVPTILLLMQQRLYSQQGLKAEGIFRINPENSQEEHVRDQLNRGVVPENIDVHCLAALIKAWFRELPCGVLDGLSPEEVLNCNTEEDSVELIKQLKPTESALLSWAVDLMADVVEEEEFNKMNARNIAMVFAPNMTQMTDPLTALMHAVQVMNLLKTLITRTLAEREGTTSGSEGYSPSHSSDSQTDSESDNAQDMEVSCESQGTDSESGVGEEEQEKQDVNDIGSLSLIEDCFLSQLNNNARVSDTSMSEDLSPKCSPVVSFTDNKNNTSGSSTSDQDESMTV comes from the exons ATGACGGGGCTTGTGATGGTGACTAAATCCACCGTTGGCTGCGGCGGAGGAAAAGTAGGAGGGAAGACCAAATCCACCGTGGAGGAGCAGAACCAGCAGCAACTCTCAGTAGTTGAGTTTCTACTAACAGCTCTCCGTAAATCCGTAATATCCTGCCGTGTCGATAATAACCAGCAAGACGACGTCGTAGGAGGAGGAGGGATCTCCTCCGTTCATCACATGGAGATCGGATGGCCAACAAACGTCCGACACATCACTCACGTGACGTTCGATAGATTCCGTGGCTTCCTCGGTCTCCCGCACGAGCTTCAAGTCGAGATCCCATGTCGTGTCCCTAGTGCAAG TGTGAGTGTGTTTGGTGTCTCTGCGGAGTCAATGCAATGTTCTTATGACAACAAAGGAAACAGTGTCCCAACTATTCTATTACTAATGCAGCAGAGACTATACTCTCAACAAGGTCTCAAG GCTGAAGGGATCTTTAGGATAAACCCTGAGAACAGTCAAGAGGAGCATGTGAGAGACCAACTCAACAGAGGCGTTGTCCCTGAGAACATCGATGTGCATTGCTTGGCTGCTCTTATCAAAGCTTGGTTTAGAGAGTTGCCTTGTGGAGTGCTTGATGGTCTTTCTCCTGAGGAGGTTCTTAACTGCAACACCGAGGAAGATTCTGTTGAGCTTATAAAGCAGCTGAAGCCTACTGAGTCTGCTTTGCTGAGTTGGGCTGTTGATCTTATGGCTGATGTTGTTGAGGAAGAGGAGTTTAATAAGATGAATGCGAGGAATATCGCCATGGTTTTTGCTCCTAATATGACTCAG ATGACAGATCCATTAACTGCTCTTATGCATGCTGTCCAAGTGATGAACTTGCTTAAGACCCTCATCACCAGAACACTAGCTGAACGGGAAGGAACGACAAGTGGATCAGAAGGGTATTCACCTTCCCATTCATCAGATTCCCAAACTGATTCTGAGTCTGACAATGCACAAGATATGGAAGTTAGCTGTGAATCACAAGGCACAGATTCAGAATCCGGAGTAGGAGAAGAAGAACAAGAAAAACAAGATGTAAATGATATTGGATCACTAAGCTTGATAGAGGACTGCTTCTTGAGTCAGCTCAACAACAATGCTAGAGTTTCAGACACCAGTATGTCTGAAGACTTAAGCCCGAAATGCTCTCCAGTGGTATCATTCACAGACAACAAAAACAACACTTCTGGCTCAAGCACAAGCGACCAAGATGAATCTATGACCGTCTAA
- the LOC106316191 gene encoding probable 2-oxoglutarate-dependent dioxygenase AOP1 translates to MDSDSLLPLSESLQLPVIDFSDQNLTPGTSKWDKVKADVRKALEDYGCFQAYVDKVSNIELDKSVYEAMEKLFDLPVQTKQRNVSSKPFHGYLSHNLYQSLGIEDANVAEKVNDFIQLLWPDHGNKSISEMMHKFSTQLVELDVMVRRMIMESFGLEKYLEEHLNSTNYLFRMMKYTAPPDDDVEEAKLGLRSHTDKNIITILHQYEVDGLEIMTKDGQWIKVKPSQHSFIIMVGDSLCALLNGRLYSPYHRVLMVAKKTRYSTAMFSVPKSGAIIDSPEEVVDEEHPRMFKPFEYMDFLDFFHSEAGRRVESTLHAFCAL, encoded by the exons ATGGATTCAGACTCTCTTCTTCCTCTTTCTGAATCTCTCCAGCTCCCAGTCATAGATTTCTCCGACCAGAACTTAACACCAGGAACCTCAAAGTGGGATAAAGTGAAGGCTGATGTCCGTAAAGCGTTAGAAGACTACGGCTGTTTCCAAGCATACGTTGACAAAGTGTCAAACATTGAGCTTGACAAGTCTGTTTATGAAGCCATGGAAAAGCTTTTCGATTTGCCGGTTCAGACCAAACAGAGAAACGTGTCTTCCAAACCCTTTCATGGGTATCTAAGTCACAATCTTTACCAGAGTTTAGGGATTGAAGATGCTAATGTTGCAGAGAAAGTCAACGACTTCATTCAACTGCTATGGCCTGATCATGGAAACAAGAGTATTAG TGAGATGATGCACAAGTTCTCGACGCAACTAGTGGAACTGGATGTGATGGTGAGAAGAATGATAATGGAGAGCTTTGGACTAGAGAAGTACCTTGAGGAACATTTGAATTCTACAAACTATCTCTTTCGAATGATGAAGTACACAGCACCTCCTGATGACGATGTAGAAGAGGCAAAGCTAGGTTTACGTTCTCATACGGACAAGAACATAATCACCATACTTCATCAGTATGAAGTTGATGGTTTGGAAATTATGACCAAAGATGGACAATGGATCAAAGTGAAACCATCTCAACATTCTTTCATCATTATGGTTGGAGATTCTCTATGT GCACTTTTGAATGGTAGATTGTATTCTCCATACCACCGAGTCTTGATGGTGGCAAAGAAGACAAGGTATTCGACTGCAATGTTCTCTGTTCCAAAATCAGGAGCCATCATAGATTCACCTGAAGAGGTTGTTGACGAAGAACATCCTCGTATGTTCAAACCCTTTGAATATATGGATTTCCTTGACTTCTTTCACTCGGAAGCAGGTCGCAGAGTTGAATCTACTCTCCATGCTTTTTGTGCTCTCTGA
- the LOC106319320 gene encoding uncharacterized protein LOC106319320, which yields MSGLLEPNQVVAAVKGLHWRTSLEIHKLLKDNEDFCITYNDGEEGAEPEKIDVEKLVGMLPLHLLSVFISSDEEDGKLGYLLSGIRLLNTFCDLTSRHPRLDQVLLDDVVLTAQMLDLVIFTMVALGGNRKESWKSDYDSLIEATMVASTLHLMHGFISPNSQDLVIVLLAHPKVDVFIDAAFGAVHNVVRSLRAKLLHRQADQPKKLGANSVGAVNAHCQQAEAALQFLHSLCQHKLFRDRVAKNQELCGKGGVLMLAQSILSLYITPEWVGAAVIIASISRINAKALSLLHHLFEAESVSFLDEVERSGSLHLAQTVASKVLELMRLGLSRASKASPPPHEYPMGFVLLNAMRLADVFSDDSHFRRFFTKHFTMVLSAVFCLPHGDFLSMLCSSDLSSREDDATLDYDLFTSSGWVLSAFSSPGELAVPQFKLNFQNNLTMSSYAHQRTSLIVKIMANLHCFVPEVCTEDDRNRFIQTFVSGLRKDPTSILVNLLPSSTYTPEAQRGTSVCKNISSLLHHAEFLIPNALNVEDLMILRVFCQQLEPLIRSEFEESQAEVKDNQGAGGSSSGKQLGKEPLNLNNDEASEDSDVRAEGAATKQGVNNEEMETAERSKESDNLETSGSETSSNRGGKGLVDQAEDGDLARTFTKRLKVSASSGEAKEDERAEASLLLEKQRTKRKRSIMSDDQMAMMEKALVDEPDMQRNSVWIRTWADKLSLQGPEVTSAQLKNWLNNRKAKLARAASKQGPSRDNNSSGDLPESPGDENTWPQQQKPTTPFADKASASSSEGLKRGQQVMLVDERGVEVGKGTVLKTDGEWYGLSLETRQVCVVDVMELSGLYDYSKMSIPYGSDDVGRTFGEANSRFGVMRVAWDASKLQ from the exons ATGAGTGGGTTGCTGGAGCCTAATCAAGTGGTTGCAGCTGTGAAAGGCTTGCATTGGCGAACCTCTCTTGAGATTCACAAGCTTCTTAAGGACAACGAAGACTTCTGTATTACTTACAACGATGGAGAAGAAGGTGCAGAACCAGAAAAG ATAGATGTAGAGAAACTGGTGGGGATGTTGCCTCTTCACCTCTTGTCAGTGTTCATATCTTCTGATGAGGAAGACGGGAAGCTTGGGTATTTGCTGTCTGGGATCAGACTGTTGAATACGTTTTGCGACTTAACGTCTCGTCATCCTAGATTGGACCAG GTGTTGCTTGATGATGTGGTATTAACAGCTCAGATGCTTGATCTTGTGATCTTTACCATGGTAGCTCTCGGCGGTAATAGGAAG GAAAGCTGGAAATCAGATTATGACTCATTGATAGAAGCTACAATGGTGGCTTCTACTCTTCACCTGATGCACGGGTTCATCTCTCCTAACTCCCAAGATCTTGTTATAGTCTTGCTTGCCCACCCTAAG GTTGATGTGTTTATAGACGCTGCTTTTGGAGCGGTTCATAATGTTGTGAGATCTTTAAGAGCGAAGTTGCTGCATCGGCAAGCCGACCAACCGAAGAAGCTAGGTGCTAATTCTGTAGGGGCCGTTAACGCACACTGCCAACAAGCTGAAGCTGCTTTGCAGTTCCTTCACTCTCTATGCCAACACAAACTGTTTAGAGACCGTGTCGCTAAAAACCAG GAGCTATGTGGAAAAGGTGGTGTTCTTATGCTAGCTCAGTCCATACTATCACTATATATAACTCCTGAATGGGTTGGAGCAGCCGTAATAATAGCTTCCATATCTAGAATAAATGCAAAAGCCCTGTCACTT TTGCACCATTTGTTTGAGGCGGAAAGTGTCTCATTCCTTGACGAGGTTGAACGTTCAGGAAGCTTGCATTTAGCCCAAACTGTTGCCTCAAAG GTTCTTGAATTAATGAGGCTTGGCCTTTCTAGAGCTTCCAAGGCCAGTCCTCCTCCTCATGAGTATCCAATGGGTTTTGTGCTACTTAACGCTATGCGCTTGGCTGACGTGTTCTCTGATGACTCACATTTTCGACGTTTTTTCACCAAACATTTT ACGATGGTTCTCAGCGCAGTGTTTTGTCTCCCTCACGGAGATTTCTTGTCAATGCTGTGCTCTTCTGATCTTTCTTCAAGGGAAGATGATGCAACGCTTGACTACGATCTGTTTACCTCATCTGGATGGGTTCTAAGTGCATTCTCATCTCCTGGTGAATTGGCCGTTCCTCAGTTCAAGCTTAATTTTCAAAATAACCTCACCATGTCTTCATACGCACATCAAAGAACGTCCTTGATTGTTAAAATCATGGCTAATCTTCACTGCTTCGTTCCCGAAGTCTGCACAG AAGATGACAGGAACCGTTTCATTCAAACGTTTGTGAGTGGATTGCGAAAGGATCCCACAAGCATACTGGTTAATCTATTACCAAGCTCTACATATACTCCGGAGGCTCAGAGAGGCACTAGTGTTTGCAAAAACATAA GTTCTCTGTTGCATCACGCAGAGTTCTTGATCCCTAATGCACTCAATGTCGAAGATTTAATGATTTTGAG GGTGTTCTGTCAACAGTTGGAGCCGCTAATCCGTTCTGAGTTTGAGGAAAGTCAGGCTGAGGTGAAG GACAATCAAGGTGCGGGAGGGAGTTCATCTGGCAAGCAGCTGGGGAAAGAGCCTCTGAATCTCAACAACGACGAAGCTTCAGAGGATTCTGATGTCCGAGCGGAAGGTGCCGCGACAAAGCAAGGCGTGAACAACGAGGAGATGGAAACAGCTGAACGGTCCAAAGAAAGCGACAATCTCGAAACCAGCGGTTCAGAAACAAGCTCTAACAGAGGAGGGAAAGGTCTGGTTGATCAGGCTGAAGATGGAGATTTGGCTCGCACTTTCACTAAGCGGCTTAAAGTGAGCGCTTCCTCTGGAGAGGCGAAGGAGGATGAGAGAGCTGAAGCTTCTCTTTTATTGGAGAAACAGAGGACCAAAAGGAAGCGGAGTATAATGAGTGATGATCAGATGGCGATGATGGAGAAGGCGCTTGTTGATGAGCCTGATATGCAGCGGAACTCGGTTTGGATACGGACTTGGGCTGATAAACTCAGCTTGCAGGGTCCTGAGGTTACATCTGCACAGCTGAAGAACTG GCTGAATAACAGAAAAGCAAAGCTAGCTCGAGCAGCAAGCAAGCAAGGGCCATCACGTGATAACAATAGCTCGGGGGATTTACCAGAGAGTCCCGGAGATGAAAACACTTGGCCGCAGCAGCAGAAACCGACAACACCATTTGCAGATAAAGCTTCTGCATCATCGTCAGAAGGGCTGAAGCGTGGGCAGCAAGTGATGCTTGTGGACGAGAGAGGAGTCGAGGTCGGTAAAGGAACTGTTTTGAAAACGGACGGTGAGTGGTACGGTTTAAGCCTGGAGACGAGACAGGTTTGCGTGGTTGATGTGATGGAGCTTAGCGGGTTATATGATTATAGCAAGATGAGCATCCCTTATGGGTCTGATGATGTTGGGAGGACTTTTGGAGAAGCGAATTCTAGGTTTGGAGTTATGAGAGTGGCTTGGGATGCGAGCAAGCTTCAGTAA
- the LOC106319210 gene encoding U1 small nuclear ribonucleoprotein C codes for MPRYYCDYCDTYLTHDSPSVRKQHNSGYKHKANVRTYYQQFEEQQTQSLIDQRIKEHLGQAAAYNQVGAVFNQHMLARPRLPMMPMPMGMRPPVLPRPMMPGQGYMPPPGVPQMMAPPGAPLPPPPPQNGMLRPPGLAQIPGQGGAPPPNYNGLPPPPPYHTNPAAAPPSVGFNNPNPGAESPESNE; via the exons ATGCCGAG GTATTACTGTGATTATTGCGACACTTATCTCACCCACGACTCC CCATCCGTGAGGAAGCAGCACAATTCTGGTTACAAACACAAG GCGAATGTGAGAACATACTATCAGCAATTTGAGGAACAGCAAACGCAAAGTCTGATTGATCAGAGGATTAAAGAGCATCTTGGCCAAGCTGCAGCGTACAATCAGGTTGGTGCTGTGTTTAATCAGCATATGCTCGCTAGACCTCGCCTTCCTATGATGCCTATGCCTATGGGGATGCGACCTCCTGTTCTCCCTAGACCCATGATGCCTGGTCAAG GTTACATGCCTCCTCCAGGAGTACCACAGATGATGGCACCGCCTGGCGCTCCTCTACCACCACCACCTCCACAAAACGGTATGCTTAGGCCGCCAGGATTGGCTCAAATACCAGGTCAAGGTGGTGCACCACCTCCCAATTACAATGGACTTCCTCCTCCGCCTCCTTATCATACAAATCCAGCTGCTGCTCCACCAAGTGTTGGCTTCAACAATCCGAACCCTGGTGCTGAATCTCCTGAAAGCAATGAGTAG
- the LOC106319031 gene encoding RNA-binding protein BRN1 produces MAEGKEEKQNGEESVKVFVGQIPRHMSESQLLALFQEFAVVDEVNIIKDKITRASRGCCFVQCPSREEADKLVNNCHNKKTLPGAASLLQVKYADGELERLEHKLFVGMLPKNVSEAELLSLFSKYGTIKDLQILRGAQQTSKGCAFLKYETKEQAVSAMDAINGKHKMEGSTVPLVVKWADTERERHTRRLQKAQSDMARLSNADPTNPSLFGALPMSYTPPYNGYGYHQAPGTYGYMLPPIQNQGMHNALQRASPDSIPPRLARRNFPYMGSGYPPVRGLPYPLSYPRGIMSPRLLSNSPGSISPVIAHSSGSATPLSSIVQTEGPEGANLFIYNIPREFGDQELSAAFQPFGIVLSAKVFVDKATGASKCFGFVSYDSQAAAQKAINMMNGCHLGGKKLKVQLKRDNNNNGQHNS; encoded by the exons ATGGCGGAAGGAAAGGAGGAGAAGCAGAACGGAGAAGAAAGCGTTAAGGTTTTCGTCGGACAAATACCGAGACACATGTCGGAATCTCAGCTCCTTGCATTGTTTCAAGAGTTCGCTGTCGTTGACGAGGTCAACATCATCAAGGACAAGATCACACGCGCCTCTCGAG GATGCTGTTTTGTGCAATGTCCGTCGCGAGAGGAAGCAGATAAGCTGGTCAATAATTGCCATAACAAGAAGACATTACCTGGT GCAGCTAGTCTATTGCAAGTAAAGTATGCAGATGGCGAATTGGAAAGGCTAG AACACAAGCTTTTTGTTGGTATGCTTCCAAAGAACGTCTCCGAAGCTGAACTTCTATCGTTATTCTCCAAGTATGGTACCATAAAGGATCTACAGATTCTTAGAGGCGCTCAGCAAACAAGCAAAG GCTGTGCTTTTCTCAAGTATGAGACAAAAGAACAAGCTGTTTCCGCCATGGATGCCATCAATGGAAAACACAAAATGGAG GGTTCAACCGTTCCTTTAGTTGTCAAATGGGCAGACACAGAAAGAGAGAGACACACAAGAAGACTCCAAAAGGCTCAGTCCGACATGGCTAGATTATCCAACGCTGATCCAACAAACCCTTCATTGTTTGGAGCATTGCCAATGAGTTATACTCCACCATATAACGGTTATGGTTATCAT CAAGCTCCTGGAACTTATGGTTACATGCTACCACCGATTCAGAACCAAGGTATGCACAACGCCTTGCAAAGAGCCTCACCTGACTCTATCCCACCTCGCTTGGCCCGGAGAAACTTTCCTTACATGGGCTCTGGTTATCCTCCTGTACGAGGTCTTCCTTATCCACTGTCTTATCCCAGAGGGATCATGAGTCCTCGCCTTCTAAGTAACTCTCCTGGTTCTATATCTCCTGTCATTGCACACAGCAGCGGGTCAGCAACACCTTTGAGTTCCATTGTTCAAACCGAAG GTCCGGAAGGTGCGAATCTGTTTATCTATAACATACCTCGTGAGTTTGGGGATCAAGAACTCTCTGCTGCGTTTCAGCCTTTTGGTATTGTTCTGAGCGCTAAGGTTTTTGTAGACAAAGCCACTGGCGCAAGCAAGTGTTTTG GTTTTGTTAGTTATGACTCACAAGCAGCAGCTCAGAAAGCTATTAACATGATGAATGGTTGCCATTTAGGCGGTAAGAAACTGAAAGTCCAGCTTAAGAGAGACAACAACAACAATGGCCAGCATAATAGTTAA
- the LOC106319209 gene encoding mitochondrial substrate carrier family protein ucpB isoform X1 gives MIGDISPPVASIPGSPDPFAFDLSMCFMLNIVNRDFIAGRYVCVVVVEGNAQAMNPKNLLPPLSTVATHFGTSGLSVALATGVTHPLDVLKVRLQMQHVGQRGPLLGMTGIFLQLMKQEGPRSLYLGLTPALTRSVLYGGLRLGLYEPTKVCFDWAFESTNVLVKIASGAFAGAVSTALTNPVEVVKIRLQMNPNAVPIAEVREMVSKEGIGALWKGVGPAMVRAAALTASQLATYDETKRILVKRSSLEEGFQLHLCSSVVAGVVSTLITAPIDMIKTRLMLQQNSGSVRIYRNGFHCGYKVIRKEGPLALYKGGFAIFARLGPQTMITFILCEKLRSLAGLHKM, from the exons ATGATCGGAGATATCTCCCCGCCGGTTGCTTCAATCCCAGGTTCACCGGATCCTTTTGCTTTTGATCTCTCTATGTGTTTCATGTTAAATATCGTGAATCGAGATTTCATCGCGGGAAGATATGTATGTGTAGTAGTTGTTGAAGGAAACGCGCAAGCGATGAATCCGAAGAATCTTCTTCCGCCGCTATCGACGGTGGCGACTCACTTCGGCACTAGCGGATTGTCCGTCGCGTTGGCCACTGGCGTCACTCATCCACTCG ATGTATTGAAAGTAAGGTTGCAGATGCAGCATGTGGGCCAAAGAGGCCCTTTACTCGGAATG ACAGGAATCTTTCTTCAGCTAATGAAGCAGGAAGGGCCTAGGTCTTTATACTTGGGTTTAACTCCTGCTCTCACTAGATCAGTACTCTACGGTGGTCTCAGATTAGGATTATACGAACCAACCAAGGTTTGTTTTGATTGGGCGTTTGAGTCTACCAACGTCTTGGTGAAGATAGCATCTGGCGCGTTTGCAGGGGCGGTTTCCACTGCATTAACCAACCCGGTTGAAGTTGTCAAG ATTAGGTTGCAGATGAATCCAAACGCGGTTCCCATTGCGGAGGTGAGGGAGATGGTTTCTAAAGAAGGTATAGGAGCTTTATGGAAAGGAGTTGGTCCTGCCATGGTTAGGGCTGCTGCATTAACTGCCTCACAGCTTGCGACATACGACGAAACCAAGCGG ATTCTGGTTAAACGGAGTTCTTTGGAAGAAGGGTTTCAGCTTCATTTGTG CTCAAGTGTGGTTGCAGGTGTAGTAAGCACTCTGATAACCGCGCCCATAGACATGATTAAAACCCGCTTGATGTTGCAGCAAAACTCTGGAAGCGTCAGAATCTATAGGAACGGGTTTCATTGCGGTTACAAG GTTATTCGCAAAGAAGGCCCTCTGGCACTTTACAAAGG AGGCTTTGCGATTTTTGCACGGCTGGGGCCACAAACGATGATCACGTTCATACTCTGCGAGAAGCTAAGATCACTAGCTGGACTTCACAAAATGTAG